In one window of Littorina saxatilis isolate snail1 linkage group LG11, US_GU_Lsax_2.0, whole genome shotgun sequence DNA:
- the LOC138979728 gene encoding uncharacterized protein — protein MLFAIVSLVLSAILMTQADVISDVTNVEPLFETLFIYDVTSDAPVAELKGALESAGVEVRHSFQVIGAPRYFFAVVDDGSSEVSQLTFPEGSMVTQYPVEHASDYFTMVGSVGWNETDTLDYLEDKNLMVIIWDLIIPDGTSTSEFKMMMSAYGTAFRGPQEIVKPLSYTVIGRYPPKMYFFVNLDENALQNAILDGLDAAGGPGNNVVNVLRTRKI, from the exons ATGCTTTTCGCCATCGTGTCGCTCGTCCTGTCCGCCATCTTGATGACGCAAGCTGACGTCATATCGGACGTGACCAACGTCGAGCCTCTTTTTGAAACGCTGTTCATCTATGACGTCACTTCCGATGCTCCCGTTGCTGAGCTGAAAGGAGCTCTGGAATCAGCCGGCGTGGAAGTGAGACACAGCTTCCAG GTAATCGGTGCACCTCGATATTTCTTTG CTGTCGTTGACGATGGGAGTAGCGAAGTGAGTCAGCTGACCTTCCCAGAAGGCTCCATGGTGACGCAATATCCGGTAGAGCACGCGAGTGACTACTTCACCATGGTTGGTTCCGTGGGTTGGAACGAAACGGACACGTTGGATTATTTGGAGGATAAGAATCTGATGGTGATCATTTGGGATTTGATTATCCCAg ATGGCACTTCTACATCGGAGTTCAAGATGATGATGAGTGCGTATGGCACTGCGTTCAGAGGGCCGCAGGAGATAGTCAAGCCTCTGTCTTACACCGTCATCGGAAGATACCCGCCCAAG ATGTACTTCTTCGTGAACCTTGACGAGAACGCTCTACAGAATGCCATCCTAGATGGCCTGGACGCAGCTGGTGGCCCTGGCAACAACGTCGTCAACGTTCTTCGCACTCGTAAAATTtaa